In one window of Nitrospiraceae bacterium DNA:
- a CDS encoding peptidoglycan DD-metalloendopeptidase family protein, with protein MNHRTAWCAMVPFVTALGMLSGLAQAEKKDTYTDKIEQEKKTLEKLRGTIEEKRKKSDEAEKKRESVLQGLQSLDERLVRHRQEHQDILKQLRKKDHEIEQMSVQLSRLAERIDERQDAIAARLRVQYVEGRFGHLKTLLAAGSYADFQRRFQYLSAVSQREYQVVETYRKDADRMAEVEHEREEARRGILAYKTNTEQKLAQIHGLKKEKKVYLAKITQQKESYDRAVEELEKSAARVDSLLKELETRRRAAAARPPSATGGLRALKGTLLWPTDGQVVSYFGRQKHPTFNTYIQRKGIEIRAAEGSNIRAVSGGQVAYADWLKGYGLVIIVDHANGVFSLYAHASKILTTVGARIDAGDTIGETGDTGMTGESTLYFELREGAEPVDPLMWLTNKR; from the coding sequence ATGAACCATCGGACGGCATGGTGTGCGATGGTGCCGTTTGTCACGGCGTTGGGTATGCTATCCGGCTTGGCGCAGGCCGAGAAGAAAGACACGTACACTGACAAGATCGAACAGGAAAAGAAGACGCTGGAGAAGCTGCGTGGGACGATCGAAGAGAAACGCAAGAAGTCCGATGAGGCGGAAAAAAAGCGGGAATCCGTGTTGCAGGGATTGCAGTCGCTCGATGAGCGTTTAGTGCGCCATCGGCAAGAGCATCAGGATATTCTCAAACAGTTGCGAAAAAAGGATCACGAGATCGAACAAATGAGCGTGCAGCTGTCCCGGTTGGCCGAACGCATCGATGAGCGGCAAGACGCGATTGCCGCTCGGTTGCGCGTGCAGTACGTCGAAGGCCGCTTCGGGCACCTCAAGACCCTCCTGGCCGCCGGATCCTATGCAGATTTTCAACGGCGATTCCAATATCTCTCGGCCGTATCCCAGCGTGAGTACCAGGTCGTGGAGACCTATCGGAAGGATGCCGATCGGATGGCCGAGGTTGAGCATGAACGGGAGGAGGCCCGCAGGGGCATCTTGGCCTATAAGACCAACACTGAGCAAAAGTTGGCACAAATCCACGGCTTAAAAAAGGAAAAGAAGGTCTACCTGGCAAAAATCACGCAGCAGAAAGAATCCTACGACCGTGCGGTCGAGGAACTCGAAAAGTCTGCCGCTCGGGTGGATAGCTTGTTGAAAGAGCTCGAAACTCGCCGCCGCGCGGCTGCCGCGCGGCCGCCGTCGGCCACGGGTGGGCTACGGGCCCTCAAGGGGACGCTGCTCTGGCCGACCGACGGCCAGGTGGTGTCGTATTTCGGGCGGCAGAAGCACCCGACCTTCAACACGTATATCCAGCGAAAAGGTATTGAGATTCGGGCCGCAGAAGGGAGTAATATACGGGCTGTGTCCGGCGGGCAGGTCGCGTATGCGGACTGGTTGAAAGGCTACGGACTGGTTATAATCGTAGATCACGCCAACGGGGTCTTCTCGTTGTATGCCCATGCCTCGAAGATCTTGACCACAGTCGGGGCTCGCATCGATGCGGGAGACACGATCGGGGAAACCGGGGATACCGGTATGACGGGGGAAAGTACCCTCTATTTTGAACTTCGTGAGGGTGCTGAGCCGGTTGATCCGCTCATGTGGCTTACTAATAAGCGGTAG
- a CDS encoding ABC transporter permease, which yields MRRVFYLLREAAANVLINRTTTMVAVATTAFTFACVGVFLLLYVNLRSMALSLEQDIQVIVYLQDELTSQTIGDVERQLRSDRSIASLTYVSKEQALADFQKQFPADSHLLQGLGQNPLPASFVVTLTAEARSSDAVRRWADRAKLIPGVGQVQYNQEWVDALASIVRYIEAAAIIVGVILSAASVTIIANTIRLALYSRREEIEILSLIGATKAFIRVPYLLEGAALGFLGSALSLVILKTGFELFRHEIRSTSRFLGVDSLLTFFPLEMCAVLVMVGLFLGFAGSFLSLVRFGEGRA from the coding sequence GTGAGGCGGGTCTTCTACCTGCTCCGAGAAGCAGCGGCCAACGTCCTGATCAATCGCACCACCACGATGGTGGCCGTGGCGACGACGGCCTTTACCTTTGCTTGCGTGGGCGTGTTTCTGCTGCTGTACGTGAACCTGCGCAGCATGGCCCTTTCCCTCGAACAGGACATTCAGGTCATTGTGTATCTGCAGGATGAGTTGACGAGCCAGACTATTGGCGATGTGGAGCGACAGCTCAGATCGGACCGCAGCATCGCCTCGTTGACTTATGTGTCCAAGGAGCAGGCGCTGGCCGATTTTCAGAAACAGTTCCCGGCCGATTCCCATCTGTTGCAGGGGCTCGGCCAGAATCCCTTGCCGGCGTCCTTTGTGGTGACCTTGACCGCCGAGGCTCGGTCGTCCGATGCGGTTCGACGATGGGCAGACCGAGCCAAACTCATACCAGGGGTCGGACAGGTTCAATACAACCAGGAGTGGGTCGACGCCTTGGCGAGCATCGTCCGCTACATTGAAGCTGCCGCCATTATCGTCGGCGTGATTCTCTCCGCCGCCTCGGTCACCATCATTGCCAATACGATTCGTTTGGCCCTGTACTCCAGACGGGAGGAGATCGAAATCCTGAGCTTGATCGGCGCCACCAAAGCGTTCATCAGGGTGCCGTATTTGCTCGAAGGGGCTGCGTTGGGCTTCTTGGGTAGCGCCCTCTCCCTGGTCATCCTGAAAACCGGTTTTGAATTGTTCCGCCATGAGATCAGGTCCACCAGCCGCTTCCTCGGAGTGGATTCGCTCTTGACGTTCTTTCCATTGGAGATGTGCGCCGTGCTGGTAATGGTCGGGTTGTTTCTTGGCTTTGCCGGCAGCTTTTTATCCCTCGTCCGGTTTGGAGAAGGGCGGGCATGA
- the ftsE gene encoding cell division ATP-binding protein FtsE, which translates to MIQLFHVSKTFDRRPALSDINLEIEKGEFILLMGPSGAGKSTLLKLLIAAEQPDEGQIFVEGRNVSKLRPSEIPALRRRVGIVFQDFRLLPKKTIFDNVSLPLLVQGASTTDIRRKVTEALRAVGLDRRKDLYPQGLSTGEQQRVCIARAIVNGPIVLLADEPTGNLDPELTSEIIELFKLINARGTTVMVATHDPKVLEQVNRRVIVLEQGKVMSREKVVV; encoded by the coding sequence ATGATCCAACTCTTTCACGTCTCAAAGACTTTTGATCGGAGGCCGGCCCTCTCCGACATCAATTTGGAAATTGAGAAGGGTGAATTCATCCTGCTCATGGGACCGAGTGGAGCGGGGAAGTCGACGCTGCTGAAGTTGCTGATCGCGGCCGAACAACCGGATGAAGGTCAAATTTTCGTCGAGGGGCGCAACGTGTCGAAGCTGCGGCCGTCGGAAATTCCCGCGCTTCGCCGGCGTGTGGGTATCGTCTTTCAGGACTTCCGGCTGTTGCCGAAGAAAACGATCTTCGACAATGTGTCATTGCCCTTGCTGGTCCAGGGCGCGTCGACAACCGATATCCGGCGGAAGGTGACCGAAGCGCTGCGTGCCGTCGGACTGGATCGGAGGAAGGATCTGTATCCGCAGGGACTGTCGACCGGGGAGCAACAGCGGGTCTGTATCGCCCGTGCGATCGTCAACGGACCGATCGTCCTGCTCGCCGACGAACCGACCGGCAATCTCGATCCCGAACTGACCAGCGAGATCATCGAACTCTTCAAACTTATCAATGCGCGCGGGACGACGGTGATGGTGGCGACGCATGATCCGAAGGTGCTCGAGCAGGTCAATCGGCGTGTCATTGTCTTGGAGCAGGGGAAGGTGATGTCGCGCGAGAAGGTGGTTGTGTGA
- a CDS encoding YraN family protein, protein MRDSRRKLGDEGERQAEDYLRRKGFKILGRNIRFPLGELDLVAEDRGVLVFVEVKRRRSEVFGGASEAVTLRKQAKVVQLAALYLARHRIHGQPCRFDVVLFQDHPDGSVDLQHIANAFDVQGDDLRW, encoded by the coding sequence ATGCGCGACTCACGCCGCAAGCTAGGAGACGAGGGCGAGCGGCAGGCGGAAGACTATCTCCGGCGCAAGGGATTCAAGATCCTCGGGCGAAACATTCGCTTCCCGCTGGGAGAGTTGGACCTTGTTGCGGAAGATCGAGGCGTGTTGGTGTTCGTCGAGGTCAAGCGCCGCCGTTCCGAGGTGTTCGGAGGGGCGTCCGAGGCGGTGACGCTCCGCAAGCAGGCGAAGGTGGTTCAACTCGCTGCGCTCTATTTGGCGCGGCATCGGATCCACGGGCAGCCCTGCCGGTTCGATGTGGTATTGTTCCAGGATCACCCTGACGGGTCTGTCGATCTGCAACATATTGCGAATGCGTTCGACGTGCAGGGGGATGATCTGCGATGGTAG
- a CDS encoding ribonuclease HII → MTGGPTECFEVEARRCGYRRIAGLDEAGRGPLAGPVVAAAVILPRGCVLPGLDDSKQLDEADRNRLYDVILRRAVASAVGSASEEEIDRLNILEATRLAMQRAVALLTPPPDFLLLDALTLPTIALPQKSVIKGDGLSRSIAAASILAKVTRDRLMDEYHRTFPSYNFSVHKGYGTPEHLRFLRTYGPCPIHRRSFAPVRDAMATAVSRTEAMNVRTV, encoded by the coding sequence ATGACAGGGGGCCCCACCGAGTGCTTCGAGGTGGAGGCCCGCCGGTGCGGATATCGGCGGATCGCAGGCCTGGACGAGGCCGGGCGTGGCCCCCTGGCCGGCCCGGTCGTGGCCGCCGCGGTCATCCTTCCCCGTGGCTGTGTCCTGCCGGGATTGGACGATTCCAAACAACTCGACGAAGCGGATCGAAATCGGCTCTATGATGTGATTCTCCGGCGCGCGGTGGCCAGCGCCGTGGGAAGTGCAAGCGAAGAGGAAATCGACCGCCTGAACATCCTCGAAGCCACCCGCTTGGCCATGCAGCGTGCGGTGGCCTTGCTCACACCGCCGCCGGATTTCCTCCTCCTCGATGCCCTGACACTCCCTACCATCGCATTGCCGCAAAAGTCAGTCATCAAGGGGGATGGTCTGTCGCGCTCGATTGCAGCCGCGTCCATCTTGGCCAAGGTGACTCGTGACCGCCTGATGGATGAGTATCACCGGACGTTTCCCTCGTACAATTTTTCGGTTCACAAGGGGTATGGGACTCCGGAACATCTCCGTTTCCTGCGTACGTACGGACCATGTCCCATCCACCGGCGAAGCTTCGCGCCGGTGCGGGATGCAATGGCGACTGCTGTCTCTCGCACCGAGGCCATGAACGTCCGGACGGTGTGA
- the rplS gene encoding 50S ribosomal protein L19 has protein sequence MNRLERIQRSLTKKTVPTFEIGDTVRVHVKVVEGEKERIQVYEGTVIARKGTLNSETFTVRKLSYGVGVERIFPVHSPSVAKVDVVRQGRVRRAKLYYLRTKKGKFAKVEDREFSAESRSQQNSGAAAETATAGAKA, from the coding sequence ATGAATCGGTTAGAGCGGATCCAGCGATCCTTAACTAAGAAGACGGTGCCCACGTTCGAGATCGGGGATACCGTTCGCGTTCACGTGAAGGTGGTAGAAGGTGAGAAAGAGCGCATTCAGGTGTATGAAGGGACCGTGATCGCACGGAAGGGGACGCTCAATAGCGAGACCTTTACCGTTCGCAAACTGTCTTATGGGGTTGGGGTCGAGCGTATATTCCCGGTCCATTCCCCGAGCGTCGCCAAGGTCGATGTCGTTCGGCAAGGTCGCGTGCGTCGCGCCAAGCTGTATTATCTGCGCACCAAGAAAGGCAAGTTTGCCAAGGTGGAAGACCGCGAGTTTTCGGCCGAGAGCCGGTCGCAGCAGAACAGCGGGGCTGCAGCGGAAACCGCCACGGCGGGCGCCAAGGCCTGA
- the trmD gene encoding tRNA (guanosine(37)-N1)-methyltransferase TrmD gives MRCAVLTLFPDMVAPVLGQSMLKRAQEKGLLEVSVRNLRDFTFDRHKTADDVPYGGGAGMVMKAEPIFLAVEALCDQYGAANPIDANVRIVMPSPQGRPFSQELAKSLAEDARPIVFLCGHYEGIDERVRLALHPEEISVGDYVLTGGELAALVMIDAAARLVPGVLGDQASAEEESFSEALLEYPHYTRPAEVRGMGVPDVLVSGNHERIRVWRRKEAIRNTYQKRPDLLRDRVLGKEDQQLLIEVMQESLASACAGRRGD, from the coding sequence ATGCGCTGCGCAGTGCTGACATTGTTTCCGGACATGGTTGCGCCGGTCCTCGGTCAAAGCATGTTGAAGCGTGCCCAGGAAAAGGGGCTCTTGGAGGTGTCTGTCAGGAACCTTCGGGACTTTACGTTTGATCGGCATAAGACAGCCGACGATGTGCCGTACGGCGGCGGCGCCGGGATGGTGATGAAAGCCGAGCCGATTTTCCTGGCAGTGGAGGCCCTTTGCGACCAATATGGGGCGGCGAACCCGATTGATGCGAATGTGCGCATCGTGATGCCGTCACCGCAGGGGCGCCCCTTCTCCCAGGAGCTTGCGAAGTCGCTGGCGGAGGATGCGCGGCCGATCGTGTTTCTGTGCGGCCACTATGAGGGCATCGATGAGCGAGTCCGTCTGGCCCTGCATCCCGAGGAGATTTCGGTCGGTGATTATGTGCTGACCGGAGGGGAATTGGCGGCGTTGGTAATGATCGACGCGGCGGCCCGGTTGGTTCCCGGTGTATTGGGCGATCAGGCTTCCGCGGAGGAAGAGTCTTTTTCCGAGGCCTTGCTCGAGTATCCGCACTACACGAGACCTGCCGAGGTGCGAGGGATGGGGGTTCCCGATGTGCTGGTATCGGGAAACCATGAACGTATCCGCGTGTGGCGGCGAAAGGAAGCGATCCGTAATACCTATCAGAAACGGCCCGATCTGCTGCGGGACCGAGTATTGGGTAAAGAGGATCAGCAGTTGTTGATCGAGGTCATGCAGGAAAGTCTGGCCTCTGCCTGCGCGGGACGACGGGGCGACTAG
- the rimM gene encoding 16S rRNA processing protein RimM, with protein sequence MRERGGRTTFCDPGPSHFTMVDQTELVTVGRIERPFGVRGEARVRSLSDVPGRFEGLRQVTLVAAGGRVLDAKVTHVRPGGDTFIVGFDVFTAPEQVAEFRGGWIRIPRGEVPKLPSGQYYECDLIGMAVQDESRGPIGTIEDVIDLSGNQVFLVRQNGREVLVPAAKQVVMAVDVEARTMMVRLPDGLLETA encoded by the coding sequence ATGAGGGAAAGGGGCGGGCGCACGACTTTTTGCGACCCTGGTCCTTCTCACTTCACCATGGTCGATCAGACGGAACTCGTGACGGTCGGCAGGATCGAACGGCCATTCGGTGTGCGGGGAGAAGCGCGCGTACGTTCCCTCAGTGACGTGCCTGGTCGGTTTGAAGGGCTTCGGCAGGTGACCCTGGTGGCTGCGGGGGGGAGGGTCCTCGATGCTAAGGTCACCCATGTTCGTCCTGGCGGCGACACGTTCATTGTCGGCTTCGATGTCTTTACGGCACCCGAACAGGTCGCGGAGTTTCGCGGCGGATGGATTCGCATCCCCCGCGGAGAGGTGCCTAAACTGCCGTCCGGGCAGTACTACGAGTGTGATCTGATCGGCATGGCCGTTCAGGATGAATCCCGGGGGCCCATCGGGACGATCGAGGATGTCATAGATCTGTCGGGCAATCAGGTATTCCTAGTGCGACAAAACGGGAGAGAGGTGCTCGTTCCGGCGGCCAAGCAGGTTGTGATGGCCGTCGACGTCGAGGCCCGCACCATGATGGTACGGCTCCCGGACGGGCTATTGGAAACTGCATGA